A window from Pseudomonas kribbensis encodes these proteins:
- the zapE gene encoding cell division protein ZapE: MTFDSPLSAWQHAVEHKGFIQDEAQEHAVWALQKCHEALHAGARSVTGVYLWGPVGRGKTWLMDQFHQSLRVPARRQHFHHFMGWVHQRSFQLTGIADPLRALARELAAEVRVLCFDELFVNDIGDAIILGRLFQVMFDEGVVVVCTSNLPPDQLYADGFNRDRFLPAITAIKQHMQVVAVNGAEDHRLHPGAIEQRYWVASPGQGRALNQVFDALAAGQTVSAEPVPVGYRALNVVQASDSVLWCRYADLCEQPFAAMDFIALCDTYRAILLSEVPNLSAQKREGRIARGTEDGAERVVAGDRELPQLSVHDDGVRRFIALVDECYDRKVPLYIEADVPMDALYTEGYLEFPFRRTLSRLQEMQLQRFADT, from the coding sequence ATGACTTTCGACTCTCCCTTAAGCGCCTGGCAACATGCCGTCGAGCACAAGGGCTTCATCCAGGATGAAGCCCAGGAGCACGCGGTCTGGGCGTTGCAAAAATGCCATGAGGCCCTGCACGCCGGTGCCCGCTCGGTCACCGGTGTATACCTGTGGGGCCCGGTCGGGCGCGGCAAGACCTGGCTGATGGACCAGTTCCATCAAAGCCTGCGGGTGCCGGCGCGGCGGCAGCACTTTCATCACTTCATGGGCTGGGTCCATCAGCGCTCGTTTCAACTGACGGGTATCGCCGATCCGCTGCGGGCCTTGGCGCGTGAGCTGGCGGCCGAAGTACGGGTGCTGTGTTTCGACGAGTTGTTCGTCAATGACATCGGCGATGCGATCATCCTCGGGCGGTTGTTCCAGGTGATGTTCGACGAAGGCGTGGTGGTGGTCTGCACCTCCAACCTGCCGCCGGATCAGTTGTATGCCGACGGATTCAACCGTGACCGCTTCCTGCCGGCCATCACGGCGATCAAGCAACACATGCAGGTGGTGGCGGTGAACGGCGCCGAAGATCATCGATTGCATCCGGGGGCCATCGAACAACGCTATTGGGTTGCATCACCGGGGCAGGGTCGCGCGCTAAACCAGGTGTTCGACGCATTGGCCGCCGGGCAAACCGTCAGCGCCGAACCGGTGCCGGTCGGTTACCGCGCCTTGAACGTGGTGCAGGCCAGCGATTCAGTGTTGTGGTGCCGTTACGCCGACCTGTGCGAGCAACCGTTCGCCGCCATGGACTTCATCGCGCTGTGCGACACCTACCGGGCTATTCTGTTGAGCGAGGTGCCGAACCTGAGCGCGCAGAAGCGTGAAGGGCGGATCGCTCGTGGCACCGAGGACGGCGCGGAGCGGGTGGTGGCCGGCGACCGCGAGTTGCCGCAGTTGTCGGTGCATGACGACGGCGTGCGCCGCTTTATTGCGCTGGTCGACGAGTGTTACGACCGCAAGGTGCCGCTGTACATCGAGGCCGATGTGCCGATGGACGCGCTGTACACCGAGGGTTATCTGGAGTTCCCGTTCCGCCGGACCCTCAGCCGTTTGCAGGAGATGCAGCTGCAACGCTTTGCCGACACTTGA